The following coding sequences are from one Eptesicus fuscus isolate TK198812 chromosome 7, DD_ASM_mEF_20220401, whole genome shotgun sequence window:
- the PRIM1 gene encoding DNA primase small subunit, with protein MEAFDPAELPELLKLYYRRLFPYAQYYRWLNYGGVIKNYFQHREFSFTLKDDIYIRYQSFNNQSDLEKEMQKMNPYKIDIGAVYSHRPNQHNTVKLGAFQAQEKELVFDIDMTDYDDVRRCCSSADICSKCWTLMTMAIRIIDRALKEDFGFKHRLWVYSGRRGVHCWVCDDSVRKLSSAVRSGIVEYLSLVKGGQDVKKKVHLSERIHPFVRKSVNIISKYFEEYALVDQDILGSKESCDKILALIPETMHDDLQPIFQKHHSSLQRWEHLKKVAIYPNDRHGYLLEWEIMLQYCFPRLDINVSKGINHLLKSPFSVHPKTGRISVPIDLQKVDQFDPFTVPTISSICHELDAISTNEEEKEENKTESDKHRTRDYKKTSLGPYVKVFEKFLENLDKSRKGELLKKSDLQKDF; from the exons ATGGAGGCTTTTGACCCAGCCGAGCTTCCCGAGCTGCTTAAGCTTTACTACCGGAGGCTCTTTCCCTACGCCCAGTACTACCGCTGGCTCAACTATGGCGGAG TGATAAAGAATTACTTTCAACACCGTGAATTTTCATTCACGTTGAAAGATGATATTTACATCCGCTACCAATCCTTCAACAACCAGAGTGATTTGGAAAAGGAGATGCAGAAAATGAATCCATACAAGATTGATATAGGAGCGGTATATTCCCACAGG CCCAATCAACATAATACAGTGAAGCTGGGAGCTTTCCAGGCTCAGGAAAAAGAACTGGTGTTTGACATTGACATGACAGACTATGATGATGTGAGGAGATGTTGTAG TTCTGCAGACATTTGTTCTAAGTGCTGGACCCTCATGACAATGGCCATACGCATCATCGACCGAGCATTGAAGG AGGACTTTGGATTTAAGCATCGCCTCTGGGTGTATTCTGGAAGAAGAGGTGTTCATTGTTGGGTCTGTGATGATTCAGTTAGAAAACTGTCCTCCGCAGTAAGGTCTGGGATAGTTGAGTATTTGAGTCTTGTAAAG GGTGGTCAAGATGTTAAAAAGAAAGTTCACCTAAGTGAAAGAATTCACCCTTTTGTCAG AAAATCTGTGAATATAATAAGTAAATACTTTGAAGAATATGCCTTGGTTGATCAAGATATTCTTGGAAGTAAAGAAAGCTGCGATAAGATTTTAGCTCTTATTCCTGAAA CGATGCATGATGACCTTCAACCAATCTTCCAAAAGCATCACAGTTCACTTCAGCGTTGGGAGCATTTGAAGAAAGTGGCCATATATCCG AATGACAGACATGGATACTTGCTTGAGTGGGAGATCATGCTCCAGTACTGTTTTCCACGGCTGGATATCAATGTTAGCAAAGGAATCAATCATTTGCTGAAGAGCCCTTTTAGTGTTCATCCTAAAACAG GTCGAATTTCAGTGCCTATTGATTTACAGAAAGTGGACCAGTTTGATCCGTTTACTGTTCCAACCATAAG CTCCATCTGCCATGAATTAGATGCCATTTCCactaatgaagaagaaaaagaggagaacAAAACTGAATCCGATAAACATAGAACCAGAG ATTATAAGAAGACCAGTCTAGGTCCTTACGTAAAAGTTTTTGAAAAGTTTCTTGAAAACCTGGATAAATCCAGAAAAGGAGAACTTCTCAAGAAGAGTG atttacaaaaagACTTCTGA